One Bacillus sp. 1780r2a1 DNA segment encodes these proteins:
- the ctaG gene encoding cytochrome c oxidase assembly factor CtaG: MINNLRMFGFEALWSPYFFLVICAVTVVYLLFTGPYRYKVEGSKEVDRKTKAFFISGMALLYICKGGPLDLLGHLMFSAHMAQMALVYLAIPPLLILGTPPWMARLIVHQKGLKPVFRFLTKPLIALLVFNGLFSLYHIPLIFDTVKTDMTLHAIISILLFIASFCMWWPLLNKLEEYQTLNGVKKIGYIFADGMLLTPACALIIFADTSLYATYTDSQAWVNALALCVSPDVIQAMGALAPEMFNVLPPVEDQQLGGVIMKIIQEIVYGIILGYTFFRWAKKEREKDKKQEMELEAGYDTSSPISSQ, translated from the coding sequence GTGATTAATAATTTAAGAATGTTTGGATTCGAAGCGCTATGGAGTCCGTATTTCTTCTTGGTTATTTGTGCGGTTACAGTTGTTTATTTGCTGTTCACAGGTCCGTATCGATATAAGGTTGAAGGAAGTAAAGAAGTTGATCGCAAAACAAAAGCGTTTTTTATATCTGGAATGGCGCTGCTATACATATGTAAAGGCGGTCCGTTAGACTTACTAGGGCACTTGATGTTTAGTGCACATATGGCTCAAATGGCATTGGTTTATTTAGCTATTCCACCTTTACTTATCCTTGGAACACCCCCATGGATGGCGCGATTAATAGTTCACCAAAAAGGTCTTAAGCCAGTGTTTCGCTTTTTGACAAAGCCACTCATTGCTTTGCTGGTCTTTAACGGATTATTTTCCCTTTATCATATCCCGCTTATTTTTGACACTGTGAAGACGGATATGACACTTCACGCAATTATTAGCATATTGCTATTTATAGCTTCTTTTTGCATGTGGTGGCCACTTTTAAACAAGCTAGAGGAGTATCAGACATTAAATGGCGTGAAAAAAATTGGTTACATTTTTGCTGATGGAATGTTATTAACTCCTGCTTGTGCGTTAATTATATTTGCTGATACGTCGCTGTATGCAACATATACGGACTCACAGGCATGGGTGAATGCTTTAGCACTTTGTGTATCACCAGACGTTATTCAAGCAATGGGTGCATTAGCTCCAGAAATGTTTAACGTATTGCCTCCGGTAGAAGATCAGCAGCTTGGTGGTGTCATCATGAAAATTATTCAAGAAATTGTATATGGTATCATTCTTGGTTATACCTTTTTTAGGTGGGCAAAGAAAGAGCGTGAAAAAGATAAGAAGCAGGAAATGGAACTCGAAGCAGGTTATGATACTTCATCTCCGATTTCTTCTCAATAA
- a CDS encoding YugN-like family protein, protein MKLEDVDFTDVKVDLEHADEIMSRFGLVRAGQWDYERVTYDRKFEIQHHTFYLRVQGYAAEGDIGGRHALIQFMTPLLGKHYYPHGVEYGEGENFPSTLVDQCKRILSQIHSELQSVQAS, encoded by the coding sequence ATGAAATTAGAAGATGTGGATTTTACTGATGTAAAAGTTGATTTAGAGCATGCTGATGAAATTATGAGCAGATTTGGACTAGTGCGAGCTGGACAGTGGGACTACGAGCGGGTAACGTATGATCGAAAGTTTGAAATTCAGCACCATACCTTTTATTTGCGCGTACAAGGTTATGCTGCTGAAGGAGATATTGGCGGCAGACATGCGTTAATTCAATTTATGACGCCATTGCTTGGTAAACACTATTATCCGCACGGCGTAGAGTATGGAGAAGGGGAAAACTTTCCTTCTACGCTAGTTGATCAATGTAAGCGAATTTTAAGCCAGATTCATTCTGAACTTCAAAGCGTTCAAGCTTCCTAA
- a CDS encoding CBS domain-containing protein: protein MKYVRDVMTTDVETCTTLDNVYEVALKMKELNVGSIPIVDQDRLIGLITDRDLVIRGIAEKKPNSSKVTDVMSDKLVTVSSESTVEEAVKIMANHQIRRLPVVEGNKLIGVVALGDLSTYRFTDEQAGQALSRISNQLH from the coding sequence ATGAAATATGTTCGTGACGTAATGACAACAGACGTTGAAACATGTACGACGTTAGATAATGTATATGAAGTTGCTTTAAAGATGAAAGAGTTAAACGTTGGTAGTATTCCAATTGTTGATCAAGATCGATTAATTGGGTTAATAACTGATCGAGACTTGGTTATTCGAGGCATCGCTGAAAAGAAACCAAATTCCAGTAAAGTAACTGACGTCATGAGTGATAAGCTAGTAACCGTATCCAGCGAATCAACGGTAGAAGAAGCTGTGAAAATTATGGCTAATCACCAAATTAGAAGACTTCCAGTTGTAGAAGGAAACAAGCTGATTGGAGTTGTCGCTTTAGGAGATTTATCGACGTATCGCTTTACAGATGAACAAGCAGGTCAAGCTCTTTCTCGTATTTCCAATCAACTTCATTAA
- a CDS encoding CAP domain-containing protein codes for MNESVQEEVSNNETKNNRAVETAAPEIEGENVIDLIGLHPEQVMGMYGEPMRVDPSAYGYDWWIYKSDTNSYMQVGVDGDRVVSVYSIGQSVNTAPFIIGQSRSEVDKAVEIEREVELREGLNSYQFQLNDEDLKMRPLVKYDDVYIQLYFDQFLNTLSSIRVMDSETLVKQKPYEVMYRGSLPEAPSISPEEWKEIEEGASQQIIDLTNVIRKRHGKDSLSWDEDTAKVAYLHSKEMSDLKYFAHESPVQGDLGNRLQKGDVLYRMAGENIASNYTDGPAAVEGWLNSEGHRKALLNNDFTHLGVGVYEKFYTQNFITPLK; via the coding sequence GTGAATGAATCAGTACAAGAAGAAGTTTCAAATAATGAGACTAAAAATAATCGTGCAGTTGAAACAGCTGCACCGGAAATAGAAGGGGAAAATGTCATTGATTTAATTGGCTTACACCCTGAACAGGTTATGGGCATGTATGGTGAACCAATGCGTGTTGATCCTTCGGCCTATGGCTATGATTGGTGGATATATAAAAGCGACACTAACTCCTATATGCAAGTAGGAGTTGATGGCGATCGAGTAGTAAGCGTATATTCTATTGGTCAAAGTGTAAATACCGCACCATTTATAATTGGTCAATCTCGATCTGAAGTAGACAAAGCTGTTGAAATCGAGCGAGAAGTTGAGTTAAGAGAAGGGCTGAATTCCTATCAATTTCAACTGAATGATGAAGATTTAAAGATGCGCCCATTAGTAAAGTACGATGATGTATATATTCAGCTTTATTTTGATCAATTTTTAAATACGTTATCAAGTATCCGCGTGATGGATAGTGAAACTTTAGTGAAGCAAAAGCCGTATGAAGTAATGTATAGAGGGAGCCTGCCTGAAGCACCATCAATTTCTCCAGAAGAGTGGAAAGAGATTGAAGAGGGAGCTTCCCAGCAAATTATCGACTTAACGAATGTGATTAGAAAGCGCCATGGAAAAGATTCGTTATCATGGGATGAAGACACGGCGAAAGTAGCTTATTTACACAGTAAAGAAATGAGTGATTTAAAATATTTCGCTCATGAGTCTCCAGTTCAAGGTGATTTAGGAAATCGTCTGCAAAAAGGAGACGTCTTGTATCGGATGGCTGGTGAAAACATTGCATCTAACTATACGGATGGTCCAGCTGCGGTTGAAGGTTGGTTAAATAGTGAAGGTCACCGTAAAGCGCTTTTAAATAATGATTTTACTCATCTTGGTGTTGGCGTGTATGAAAAGTTTTATACGCAAAACTTTATTACACCTTTGAAGTAG
- a CDS encoding sporulation protein YpjB: MNKKISVIAMLIFLLLTTSVNAATQQTWDKLNQLADETLDLAQQEKYDEARNLVKQFSHEVSSVNIHDLDLSAKEYQVLVVTAQNVERALGDENSNPVSTTLQFRLLVDALSSEYQPLWTEMEKEVITTFQDMKMSISKGEDGQYQEELQSLLQAYELISPSVQVDVDDKDIERVEQHIEDLKQDNAMVMSSQELVAAEEDFQSLFEHLKEDKVDPSLIWVMVTTGSIIVFTLSYVGFRKYRAERVQKAEPERND, from the coding sequence ATGAACAAGAAAATATCTGTCATCGCCATGCTTATTTTTTTACTATTAACAACATCAGTTAATGCGGCTACACAGCAAACTTGGGATAAGTTAAATCAACTTGCTGATGAAACATTAGACCTTGCTCAGCAAGAAAAATATGATGAAGCGCGTAATTTAGTGAAACAATTTTCACATGAAGTTTCTAGCGTAAATATACATGATTTAGATTTATCCGCTAAAGAATATCAAGTGCTGGTCGTAACGGCTCAAAATGTTGAGAGAGCACTAGGGGATGAAAACAGTAACCCTGTAAGTACAACATTACAGTTTCGGTTACTAGTAGATGCTTTATCAAGTGAGTATCAACCCCTCTGGACAGAAATGGAAAAAGAAGTTATTACCACGTTTCAAGATATGAAAATGAGTATATCAAAAGGTGAAGATGGGCAGTATCAAGAAGAGCTTCAAAGTTTACTGCAAGCCTATGAACTGATTTCTCCAAGTGTTCAAGTAGATGTCGATGATAAGGATATTGAACGTGTTGAACAGCATATCGAAGATTTAAAGCAAGATAATGCAATGGTGATGTCTTCACAAGAATTAGTAGCAGCAGAAGAAGATTTTCAGTCTTTGTTTGAACACTTAAAAGAAGATAAGGTAGATCCGTCACTTATATGGGTGATGGTCACGACAGGAAGTATTATTGTATTTACTTTATCGTATGTTGGTTTTCGTAAGTATCGAGCAGAGCGTGTTCAAAAGGCTGAGCCAGAGCGAAATGATTGA
- a CDS encoding zinc metallopeptidase yields the protein MGFLVYFLIIILVPIWAQFKVKSAYKKYSKVSSSSGMTGAEVARRILDENGLYNVQVEPVRGVLSDHYDPRSKVVRLSEDNYFGTSVAGAAVAAHEVGHAIQDDENYSFLRMRHALVPVANIGSNFSWILIMIGIFAQMSGLLLLGIVFMAAAVLFQVVTLPVEFNASNRAMNLLVSSGVIRNDEERETRKVLNAAALTYVAAAAVAVLELVRLILIYTGMNNED from the coding sequence ATGGGGTTTTTGGTTTATTTTCTCATCATTATTTTAGTGCCGATTTGGGCACAGTTTAAAGTGAAAAGTGCTTATAAAAAATATTCAAAAGTAAGCAGTTCTTCTGGAATGACAGGTGCTGAAGTGGCACGACGTATCTTGGACGAAAACGGCTTGTACAACGTTCAAGTTGAGCCAGTTCGCGGCGTGTTGTCTGACCACTATGATCCACGTTCAAAAGTAGTACGATTATCTGAAGATAACTACTTCGGAACATCCGTGGCAGGCGCAGCGGTAGCAGCCCACGAAGTAGGGCACGCAATTCAAGACGATGAAAACTATTCGTTTTTACGCATGCGTCATGCCCTAGTACCGGTAGCGAACATCGGGTCAAATTTTTCATGGATTTTAATTATGATTGGAATTTTTGCTCAGATGAGCGGCCTACTACTGCTAGGTATTGTATTTATGGCAGCAGCTGTTTTATTCCAGGTTGTAACGCTTCCAGTTGAGTTTAACGCATCAAATCGTGCGATGAACCTACTCGTATCAAGCGGTGTGATTCGCAATGACGAAGAGCGTGAGACGCGAAAAGTACTAAACGCAGCGGCTTTAACATACGTTGCAGCAGCAGCGGTTGCAGTACTAGAGCTTGTGCGTTTAATCTTAATTTACACAGGAATGAACAACGAAGATTAA
- a CDS encoding YitT family protein, whose product MVKGLRFKNIFFILLGSAIFGFGLVNFNMQNNLAEGGFTGITLLLYFLFNIDPSYSNLVLNIPLFFVGWKLLGRTSFYYTILGVISLSVFLWVFQRFPVDMPLKDDMTLAALFAGVFIGVGLGIIFRYGGTTGGVDIIARLVQKYIGWNMGKTMFLFDFLVIITSLIYYLTYTEAMYTLVAVFVAAKVIDFIQDGAYAAKGATIISTHNEEISAKIMQEMERGVTILKGQGSYSKQETNVLYCVVSKNEIFRLKQVITSVDAYAFVAVSDVHDVLGEGFTLDENKKPLER is encoded by the coding sequence ATTGTGAAAGGACTAAGGTTTAAGAATATCTTTTTTATTTTGTTAGGTTCAGCTATTTTTGGGTTTGGACTTGTGAATTTCAACATGCAAAACAACCTGGCAGAGGGAGGATTTACTGGTATTACACTGCTTTTATACTTTTTATTTAACATCGACCCTTCCTATTCAAACTTAGTGCTTAACATTCCACTATTCTTTGTTGGATGGAAGCTGTTAGGACGAACTTCATTTTACTACACTATACTCGGAGTTATTAGTCTTTCTGTGTTCTTATGGGTTTTTCAACGGTTTCCAGTCGATATGCCTTTAAAAGATGACATGACGCTTGCTGCTTTATTTGCGGGTGTATTTATTGGAGTTGGCCTTGGAATTATTTTTAGATACGGAGGCACAACGGGTGGAGTTGATATTATCGCTCGTCTCGTTCAGAAATATATTGGATGGAACATGGGCAAAACAATGTTTTTATTCGACTTTCTTGTTATTATTACTTCCCTTATTTATTACTTGACTTATACAGAGGCAATGTATACACTCGTAGCCGTATTTGTCGCTGCTAAAGTTATTGATTTTATTCAAGACGGCGCTTACGCTGCAAAAGGAGCAACCATTATCTCTACTCATAACGAAGAGATTTCAGCAAAAATCATGCAAGAAATGGAGCGTGGAGTGACGATTTTAAAAGGCCAAGGATCTTACTCTAAACAAGAAACTAACGTATTGTACTGTGTCGTAAGTAAAAATGAAATCTTTCGATTAAAACAGGTCATCACTTCTGTTGATGCATATGCGTTTGTAGCGGTGAGTGACGTTCACGATGTACTAGGTGAAGGCTTCACATTAGATGAAAATAAAAAACCTTTAGAACGTTAA
- a CDS encoding nucleotide pyrophosphohydrolase, translated as MTDKSMKEMQAEVDQYIGQFKEGYFSPLAMLARMTEEVGELSREINHYYGEKPKKTTEAERTVEEEMGDILFVLICFANSLNIDLEEAHNRVMEKFNTRDKDRWTKIDEQGEN; from the coding sequence ATGACGGACAAATCAATGAAGGAAATGCAGGCTGAAGTTGATCAATATATTGGACAGTTTAAAGAAGGCTACTTTAGCCCTTTGGCGATGCTGGCTCGTATGACTGAAGAAGTTGGAGAGTTATCGCGTGAAATTAATCATTATTACGGAGAAAAACCTAAAAAGACAACGGAAGCAGAGCGGACAGTTGAAGAGGAAATGGGCGATATTTTATTTGTATTAATTTGCTTTGCCAATTCGCTAAATATCGATTTAGAAGAAGCACATAATCGCGTTATGGAGAAATTTAATACGCGTGATAAAGATCGTTGGACAAAAATTGATGAACAAGGAGAGAATTAA
- the dapB gene encoding 4-hydroxy-tetrahydrodipicolinate reductase produces MKKIRIILAGPRGRMGKEAVTLIQETEAFELVAAVDRVHEGKLISEVEGMPNVQAPIFTDIEKCFQAVEADVLVDLTTPEIGRVHTKKALEYGIRPVVGTTGFSETDLAELKELAEEKGIGCIIAPNFAIGAILMMKFSQMAAKYFDDVEIIELHHDQKLDAPSGTGLKTAELISEVRETKQQGHPEEKEILAGARGATYDGIHLHSVRLPGLIAHQEVLFGGFGQGLKIRHDSYNRASFMSGVKLAVEAVINVDTLVYGLENIIE; encoded by the coding sequence ATGAAAAAAATTCGAATTATACTTGCAGGTCCTCGTGGGAGAATGGGAAAAGAAGCTGTGACATTAATTCAAGAGACGGAAGCATTTGAATTAGTAGCTGCAGTTGATCGCGTTCATGAAGGGAAGTTAATTAGTGAAGTAGAAGGAATGCCAAATGTTCAGGCTCCTATCTTTACAGATATTGAAAAATGCTTTCAAGCTGTTGAAGCTGATGTATTAGTTGATTTAACAACGCCTGAAATTGGAAGAGTACATACGAAAAAAGCGTTAGAATACGGCATCCGTCCAGTAGTCGGAACAACAGGTTTTTCGGAAACTGATTTAGCGGAATTAAAAGAATTAGCAGAGGAAAAAGGAATCGGCTGTATCATTGCTCCAAACTTTGCAATCGGTGCTATCTTAATGATGAAGTTCTCTCAAATGGCGGCAAAATATTTTGACGATGTTGAAATTATTGAGCTTCACCATGATCAGAAGCTAGATGCACCTTCTGGAACAGGGTTAAAAACAGCAGAGCTTATCAGCGAAGTTCGTGAAACGAAACAGCAAGGTCACCCAGAAGAAAAAGAAATTTTAGCGGGGGCAAGAGGAGCTACGTATGATGGGATCCACCTTCATAGCGTACGCTTACCTGGGTTAATTGCTCACCAGGAAGTACTATTTGGCGGTTTTGGACAAGGACTAAAGATTCGTCATGATTCGTATAATCGTGCATCCTTCATGTCCGGTGTAAAGCTTGCAGTTGAAGCAGTAATAAATGTTGATACGCTTGTATATGGTCTGGAAAATATCATTGAATAA
- the mgsA gene encoding methylglyoxal synthase, which produces MKIALIAHDKKKNDMVQFTTAYQHILKEHELFATGTTGMRISEATGLAIHRFQSGPLGGDQEIGALVAQNKMDMIIFFRDPLTAQPHEPDVSALMRLCDVYAIPLATNMGTAEVLIHGLERGDLQWRSILKQ; this is translated from the coding sequence ATGAAAATAGCATTAATTGCACATGATAAAAAGAAAAATGACATGGTTCAATTTACAACTGCTTACCAACATATTTTAAAGGAACATGAGCTTTTCGCAACAGGCACAACGGGAATGCGAATTTCTGAAGCGACTGGGTTGGCCATTCATCGTTTTCAATCTGGACCATTAGGTGGAGACCAAGAAATTGGTGCCCTTGTTGCGCAGAACAAAATGGATATGATTATTTTTTTTCGTGACCCGCTTACAGCTCAACCTCATGAGCCAGATGTATCAGCACTTATGCGCCTCTGTGATGTATATGCTATTCCACTTGCGACCAATATGGGAACAGCTGAGGTTCTAATTCATGGTTTAGAACGAGGAGATTTACAATGGCGTTCAATTTTAAAACAATAG
- the bshB1 gene encoding bacillithiol biosynthesis deacetylase BshB1, giving the protein MEKIDVLAFGAHADDVEIGMGGTIAKMTEQGLKVAICDLTEAELSSNGTVELRKQEAEKAGQLLGVHKRIQLQLPDRGLFLQQSYIREIVSVIRKCQPKLVFAPYFDDRHPDHGNCARLVEEAVFSAGIRNYTAEQNMGAHRTDGLYFYMINGFHKPDFAVDVTNTFEKKKQSLQAYESQFIKQKGSVETPLVNGYIETVESRERMFGKEVGVQYAEGFLSKKPLLIYDDLVGGVR; this is encoded by the coding sequence ATTGAAAAAATAGATGTTCTTGCTTTTGGAGCTCATGCTGATGACGTTGAAATCGGCATGGGTGGTACCATCGCCAAGATGACTGAGCAAGGTTTAAAGGTTGCTATCTGTGATTTGACAGAAGCAGAACTATCGTCAAATGGAACAGTAGAGCTACGCAAACAAGAGGCTGAAAAGGCAGGACAACTTCTCGGTGTACACAAGCGAATTCAATTACAGCTACCGGATAGAGGACTGTTCTTACAACAATCCTACATTAGAGAAATTGTATCAGTAATACGTAAATGTCAGCCGAAACTTGTGTTTGCTCCTTATTTTGATGATCGTCATCCTGATCATGGAAACTGCGCGCGTCTAGTCGAAGAAGCCGTATTTTCAGCTGGAATTCGTAACTACACGGCAGAACAAAACATGGGGGCTCATCGAACGGATGGACTGTATTTTTATATGATTAATGGTTTCCATAAACCTGACTTCGCTGTTGATGTAACGAATACATTCGAAAAGAAAAAACAAAGCTTACAAGCATATGAAAGTCAGTTTATCAAACAGAAAGGAAGCGTGGAGACGCCGCTGGTTAACGGATACATAGAAACCGTTGAAAGCCGCGAGCGCATGTTTGGAAAAGAAGTAGGCGTTCAGTATGCAGAAGGTTTTCTTTCTAAGAAGCCCCTACTTATTTATGATGACCTAGTAGGTGGCGTTAGATGA
- the bshA gene encoding N-acetyl-alpha-D-glucosaminyl L-malate synthase BshA, with the protein MKLKIGITCYPSVGGSGVIATELGKLLAEKGHEIHFISSSMPFRLNKVYSNIYFHEVEVNQYSVFKYPPYDLALASKMAEVAQREELDLIHAHYAIPHAVCAFLAKQMVSPNLKIVTTLHGTDITVLGEDSSLTELIKFAIEKSDCVTAVSDALIEQTNQLISPDKDICTVYNFIDEREYYRKDVGNLKQDYGILEDEKVIIHVSNFRQVKRVQDVVRAFKRIHERVPSKLLLVGDGPDMRNVSQLVKELELEDAVLFLGKQDNVAELYSISDLKLLFSEKESFGLVLLEAMACGVPCIGTRIGGIPEVIEDGVTGYICELGDVETAADKAVQLLSNQQLHQQISRGALQAVNQKFHSTEIVNQYEQLYYNLVQR; encoded by the coding sequence ATGAAACTAAAAATTGGTATCACGTGTTATCCTTCAGTTGGTGGCTCTGGCGTTATTGCAACTGAATTAGGAAAGCTCCTTGCAGAAAAAGGACACGAAATTCACTTCATTTCATCAAGTATGCCTTTTCGCTTAAACAAGGTGTACTCAAATATTTATTTCCATGAAGTAGAAGTGAACCAGTATTCGGTATTTAAGTATCCACCTTATGATTTGGCACTAGCAAGTAAGATGGCAGAAGTTGCACAGCGTGAGGAACTAGATTTAATTCATGCTCATTATGCCATTCCCCATGCGGTGTGTGCGTTTCTAGCTAAGCAAATGGTGTCACCTAATCTAAAAATAGTAACAACGCTCCATGGGACGGATATTACAGTTCTTGGAGAAGACTCATCGCTAACAGAACTAATTAAATTTGCAATTGAAAAATCTGATTGTGTGACTGCCGTATCTGACGCGTTAATTGAGCAAACGAACCAGCTCATTAGTCCAGATAAAGATATTTGCACAGTTTATAACTTTATTGATGAGCGAGAATATTATCGAAAAGATGTAGGGAATTTAAAGCAGGACTATGGAATTTTAGAAGATGAAAAGGTCATTATTCACGTTTCAAATTTCCGTCAAGTTAAGAGAGTGCAAGATGTTGTGCGCGCGTTTAAACGAATTCATGAACGTGTTCCTTCTAAGCTGTTGCTCGTTGGAGACGGTCCAGATATGAGAAATGTAAGTCAGCTTGTAAAAGAATTGGAACTTGAGGATGCGGTGTTGTTTTTAGGAAAGCAAGATAACGTAGCAGAACTCTATTCAATTAGTGATTTAAAGCTATTGTTTTCTGAAAAAGAAAGCTTTGGTCTTGTGTTACTAGAAGCAATGGCTTGCGGAGTACCTTGTATTGGTACAAGAATCGGTGGAATCCCAGAGGTTATTGAAGATGGCGTAACGGGTTATATTTGTGAATTAGGAGACGTTGAAACAGCTGCAGATAAAGCCGTTCAGCTGCTAAGTAATCAACAGCTTCATCAACAAATAAGCAGAGGCGCTTTACAGGCAGTGAATCAAAAATTTCATTCAACGGAGATTGTAAATCAATATGAACAGCTTTATTACAATCTTGTACAACGTTAA